From a single Rutidosis leptorrhynchoides isolate AG116_Rl617_1_P2 chromosome 5, CSIRO_AGI_Rlap_v1, whole genome shotgun sequence genomic region:
- the LOC139846870 gene encoding type I inositol polyphosphate 5-phosphatase 2-like isoform X2, translating into MKTRRGKRSEAFWPSMVMKKWLNIQPKNNDFSEDEVDTETESEDDVSSVKEEQMDFVKIQARRTQRNMTSWIPAKGTIKHKRRQSETMRVHYIKTKDVRMTIGTWNVAGRLPNEDLEIDEWLCMQQPADIYILGFQEVVPLSAGNVLGAETRRPILKWEEIIRKALNKSPERVAIHKSYSAPTSPIMNNNGDMGSTKIIIAPEPQVINILTWPEKALDIKPKIISTGAKLRRVLSSSARVSSDWFAPQDVIGGLKRVHHSSGDLGLLWTEQQERTDMVVSLKDASQQVLEEEDDFVEDLPEMEREKLPLDDQIYSNHRYVRIVSKQMVGIYISIWVRKRLRRRINNLKVAPVGVGLMGYMGNKGSVSISMSLYQTRLCFVCSHLTSGHKVGDEDRRNSNVSEILKRTRFSSVLDHDQPQTIPCHDQIFWFGDLNYRINKHDEDVRKLVGAKKWDELLYSDQLCKELRRGHVFEGWNEGIIKFPPTYKYEVNSDRYVGENPKEGEKRRTPAWCDRILWLGKGIKQLCYNRAEIKMSDHRPVSSVFAVEVEIFDPRKLRRALNLTSAAVHPVIIFDEELEL; encoded by the exons ATGAAAACCCGAAGAGGAAAACGCTCTGAG GCATTTTGGCCATCAATGGTGATGAAGAAATGGCTAAACATTCAGCcgaaaaataatgattttagtgaAGATGAAGTTGATACAGAAACTGAAAGTGAAGATGAtg TTAGCTCTGTTAAAGAAGAACAAATGGATTTTGTTAAGATTCAAGCTCGCCGAACACAGAGAAACATGACTTCAT GGATCCCAGCAAAAGGAACCATAAAACATAAGAGGCGACAATCAGAGACGATGCGTGTTCATTATATTAAAACAAAAGATGTGAG AATGACAATTGGGACATGGAATGTTGCTGGAAGGCTCCCTAACGAAGATCTTGAAATCGATGAGTGGCTTTGTATGCAACAACCAGCTGATATCTACATTCTTGG TTTCCAGGAAGTTGTCCCCTTAAGTGCTGGGAATGTTTTGGGAGCCGAAACTCGAAGACCGATATTAAAATGGGAAGAGATCATTCGAAAAGCATTAAACAAATCACCCGAGCGAGTAGCCATACATAAAAGCTACAGTGCTCCAACTTCTCCAATTATGAACAACAATGGTGATATGGGGTCCACAAAGATAATAATCGCGCCTGAACCACAAGTGATTAATATATTAACTTGGCCCGAAAAAGCATTGGACATAAAACCAAAGATTATTTCTACTGGCGCAAAGCTAAGAAGGGTGTTAAGTAGCTCTGCAAGAGTAAGTTCTGATTGGTTCGCACCACAAGATGTTATCGGTGGGTTAAAACGGGTGCACCATAGCTCGGGTGATTTGGGTCTGCTTTGGACCGAGCAGCAAGAGAGGACCGACATGGTTGTATCACTTAAAGATGCATCGCAACAAGTTTTGGAAGAAGAGGATGATTTTGTTGAAGATTTACCTGAAATGGAACGCGAGAAATTGCCTTTAGATGATCAAATATACTCAAATCATAG GTATGTAAGGATCGTTAGTAAGCAAATGGTGGGGATATACATTTCAATATGGGTCCGAAAAAGGCTGAGAAGGCGTATAAACAACTTAAAAGTTGCACCAGTTGGTGTCGGGCTTATGGGCTACATGGGTAACAAG GGATCCGTTTCAATTAGTATGTCTTTATATCAAACACGTCTATGCTTTGTATGTTCTCATTTGACTTCGGGACACAAGGTTGGGGATGAAGACAGACGCAACTCGAATGTATCTGAGATCTTGAAACGCACACGTTTTTCATCTGTTTTAGATCATGATCAACCACAAACAATCCCATGTCATGA TCAAATATTCTGGTTTGGTGACTTGAATTATCGTATCAATAAACACGATGAAGACGTTAGAAAGCTTGTTGGCGCGAAAAAATGGGATGAACTGCTTTATAGCGATCAG CTTTGCAAAGAACTGAGAAGGGGACATGTTTTTGAGGGATGGAACGAAGGAATTATCAAGTTTCCTCCGACATACAAATATGAAGTTAATTCGGATCGATATGTAGGTGAAAATCCAAAAGAAGGAGAGAAAAGGAGAACACCAGCATG GTGTGATCGAATATTATGGTTGGGAAAAGGTATAAAACAACTTTGTTACAACCGAGCAGAGATAAAGATGTCTGATCATCGACCCGTTAGTTCAGTATTTGCAGTTGAGGTTGAAATATTTGACCCACGAAAGCTACGTAGAGCTCTCAATTTGACTAGTGCTGCTGTGCACCCTGTTATCATTTTCGATGAAGAGCTGGAACTATAG
- the LOC139846870 gene encoding type I inositol polyphosphate 5-phosphatase 2-like isoform X1, whose protein sequence is MKTRRGKRSEAFWPSMVMKKWLNIQPKNNDFSEDEVDTETESEDDVSSVKEEQMDFVKIQARRTQRNMTSCTNHAQDGIPAKGTIKHKRRQSETMRVHYIKTKDVRMTIGTWNVAGRLPNEDLEIDEWLCMQQPADIYILGFQEVVPLSAGNVLGAETRRPILKWEEIIRKALNKSPERVAIHKSYSAPTSPIMNNNGDMGSTKIIIAPEPQVINILTWPEKALDIKPKIISTGAKLRRVLSSSARVSSDWFAPQDVIGGLKRVHHSSGDLGLLWTEQQERTDMVVSLKDASQQVLEEEDDFVEDLPEMEREKLPLDDQIYSNHRYVRIVSKQMVGIYISIWVRKRLRRRINNLKVAPVGVGLMGYMGNKGSVSISMSLYQTRLCFVCSHLTSGHKVGDEDRRNSNVSEILKRTRFSSVLDHDQPQTIPCHDQIFWFGDLNYRINKHDEDVRKLVGAKKWDELLYSDQLCKELRRGHVFEGWNEGIIKFPPTYKYEVNSDRYVGENPKEGEKRRTPAWCDRILWLGKGIKQLCYNRAEIKMSDHRPVSSVFAVEVEIFDPRKLRRALNLTSAAVHPVIIFDEELEL, encoded by the exons ATGAAAACCCGAAGAGGAAAACGCTCTGAG GCATTTTGGCCATCAATGGTGATGAAGAAATGGCTAAACATTCAGCcgaaaaataatgattttagtgaAGATGAAGTTGATACAGAAACTGAAAGTGAAGATGAtg TTAGCTCTGTTAAAGAAGAACAAATGGATTTTGTTAAGATTCAAGCTCGCCGAACACAGAGAAACATGACTTCATGTACTAATCATGCACAAGATG GGATCCCAGCAAAAGGAACCATAAAACATAAGAGGCGACAATCAGAGACGATGCGTGTTCATTATATTAAAACAAAAGATGTGAG AATGACAATTGGGACATGGAATGTTGCTGGAAGGCTCCCTAACGAAGATCTTGAAATCGATGAGTGGCTTTGTATGCAACAACCAGCTGATATCTACATTCTTGG TTTCCAGGAAGTTGTCCCCTTAAGTGCTGGGAATGTTTTGGGAGCCGAAACTCGAAGACCGATATTAAAATGGGAAGAGATCATTCGAAAAGCATTAAACAAATCACCCGAGCGAGTAGCCATACATAAAAGCTACAGTGCTCCAACTTCTCCAATTATGAACAACAATGGTGATATGGGGTCCACAAAGATAATAATCGCGCCTGAACCACAAGTGATTAATATATTAACTTGGCCCGAAAAAGCATTGGACATAAAACCAAAGATTATTTCTACTGGCGCAAAGCTAAGAAGGGTGTTAAGTAGCTCTGCAAGAGTAAGTTCTGATTGGTTCGCACCACAAGATGTTATCGGTGGGTTAAAACGGGTGCACCATAGCTCGGGTGATTTGGGTCTGCTTTGGACCGAGCAGCAAGAGAGGACCGACATGGTTGTATCACTTAAAGATGCATCGCAACAAGTTTTGGAAGAAGAGGATGATTTTGTTGAAGATTTACCTGAAATGGAACGCGAGAAATTGCCTTTAGATGATCAAATATACTCAAATCATAG GTATGTAAGGATCGTTAGTAAGCAAATGGTGGGGATATACATTTCAATATGGGTCCGAAAAAGGCTGAGAAGGCGTATAAACAACTTAAAAGTTGCACCAGTTGGTGTCGGGCTTATGGGCTACATGGGTAACAAG GGATCCGTTTCAATTAGTATGTCTTTATATCAAACACGTCTATGCTTTGTATGTTCTCATTTGACTTCGGGACACAAGGTTGGGGATGAAGACAGACGCAACTCGAATGTATCTGAGATCTTGAAACGCACACGTTTTTCATCTGTTTTAGATCATGATCAACCACAAACAATCCCATGTCATGA TCAAATATTCTGGTTTGGTGACTTGAATTATCGTATCAATAAACACGATGAAGACGTTAGAAAGCTTGTTGGCGCGAAAAAATGGGATGAACTGCTTTATAGCGATCAG CTTTGCAAAGAACTGAGAAGGGGACATGTTTTTGAGGGATGGAACGAAGGAATTATCAAGTTTCCTCCGACATACAAATATGAAGTTAATTCGGATCGATATGTAGGTGAAAATCCAAAAGAAGGAGAGAAAAGGAGAACACCAGCATG GTGTGATCGAATATTATGGTTGGGAAAAGGTATAAAACAACTTTGTTACAACCGAGCAGAGATAAAGATGTCTGATCATCGACCCGTTAGTTCAGTATTTGCAGTTGAGGTTGAAATATTTGACCCACGAAAGCTACGTAGAGCTCTCAATTTGACTAGTGCTGCTGTGCACCCTGTTATCATTTTCGATGAAGAGCTGGAACTATAG
- the LOC139846870 gene encoding type I inositol polyphosphate 5-phosphatase 2-like isoform X3, translated as MTIGTWNVAGRLPNEDLEIDEWLCMQQPADIYILGFQEVVPLSAGNVLGAETRRPILKWEEIIRKALNKSPERVAIHKSYSAPTSPIMNNNGDMGSTKIIIAPEPQVINILTWPEKALDIKPKIISTGAKLRRVLSSSARVSSDWFAPQDVIGGLKRVHHSSGDLGLLWTEQQERTDMVVSLKDASQQVLEEEDDFVEDLPEMEREKLPLDDQIYSNHRYVRIVSKQMVGIYISIWVRKRLRRRINNLKVAPVGVGLMGYMGNKGSVSISMSLYQTRLCFVCSHLTSGHKVGDEDRRNSNVSEILKRTRFSSVLDHDQPQTIPCHDQIFWFGDLNYRINKHDEDVRKLVGAKKWDELLYSDQLCKELRRGHVFEGWNEGIIKFPPTYKYEVNSDRYVGENPKEGEKRRTPAWCDRILWLGKGIKQLCYNRAEIKMSDHRPVSSVFAVEVEIFDPRKLRRALNLTSAAVHPVIIFDEELEL; from the exons ATGACAATTGGGACATGGAATGTTGCTGGAAGGCTCCCTAACGAAGATCTTGAAATCGATGAGTGGCTTTGTATGCAACAACCAGCTGATATCTACATTCTTGG TTTCCAGGAAGTTGTCCCCTTAAGTGCTGGGAATGTTTTGGGAGCCGAAACTCGAAGACCGATATTAAAATGGGAAGAGATCATTCGAAAAGCATTAAACAAATCACCCGAGCGAGTAGCCATACATAAAAGCTACAGTGCTCCAACTTCTCCAATTATGAACAACAATGGTGATATGGGGTCCACAAAGATAATAATCGCGCCTGAACCACAAGTGATTAATATATTAACTTGGCCCGAAAAAGCATTGGACATAAAACCAAAGATTATTTCTACTGGCGCAAAGCTAAGAAGGGTGTTAAGTAGCTCTGCAAGAGTAAGTTCTGATTGGTTCGCACCACAAGATGTTATCGGTGGGTTAAAACGGGTGCACCATAGCTCGGGTGATTTGGGTCTGCTTTGGACCGAGCAGCAAGAGAGGACCGACATGGTTGTATCACTTAAAGATGCATCGCAACAAGTTTTGGAAGAAGAGGATGATTTTGTTGAAGATTTACCTGAAATGGAACGCGAGAAATTGCCTTTAGATGATCAAATATACTCAAATCATAG GTATGTAAGGATCGTTAGTAAGCAAATGGTGGGGATATACATTTCAATATGGGTCCGAAAAAGGCTGAGAAGGCGTATAAACAACTTAAAAGTTGCACCAGTTGGTGTCGGGCTTATGGGCTACATGGGTAACAAG GGATCCGTTTCAATTAGTATGTCTTTATATCAAACACGTCTATGCTTTGTATGTTCTCATTTGACTTCGGGACACAAGGTTGGGGATGAAGACAGACGCAACTCGAATGTATCTGAGATCTTGAAACGCACACGTTTTTCATCTGTTTTAGATCATGATCAACCACAAACAATCCCATGTCATGA TCAAATATTCTGGTTTGGTGACTTGAATTATCGTATCAATAAACACGATGAAGACGTTAGAAAGCTTGTTGGCGCGAAAAAATGGGATGAACTGCTTTATAGCGATCAG CTTTGCAAAGAACTGAGAAGGGGACATGTTTTTGAGGGATGGAACGAAGGAATTATCAAGTTTCCTCCGACATACAAATATGAAGTTAATTCGGATCGATATGTAGGTGAAAATCCAAAAGAAGGAGAGAAAAGGAGAACACCAGCATG GTGTGATCGAATATTATGGTTGGGAAAAGGTATAAAACAACTTTGTTACAACCGAGCAGAGATAAAGATGTCTGATCATCGACCCGTTAGTTCAGTATTTGCAGTTGAGGTTGAAATATTTGACCCACGAAAGCTACGTAGAGCTCTCAATTTGACTAGTGCTGCTGTGCACCCTGTTATCATTTTCGATGAAGAGCTGGAACTATAG